CATCAACAACGTGTTGTTGTACatgttaaatgtgtcattattcCTCAGGTTAAATGTCCACATCACAGCAGAAGGTGTATTCACattattgttttgttcattGAGCTACATAAGCAAGAATGGAACGAAACATTCAGACtgttacaaattaaaaaacctATACTTAGTTGTTGTTATATAAACATATTCCAACAGccaattcttattattttaaaataaaggttAAAATAAACCTGGCCTGAAATAGCCAGTGGGAACCTTGTTTTGGAGACACGTCCTTAGGTCTGACTGGACTCTTCTCCTCGGTGGGTCGACCCATTGTAGTGTTATCAAATGTGAACTCCATGAAATCCAGGCTATTTGATAATAGCTGCGTAATATGTAAACCAAAAGATGAAAGTCATTTGTAGCTCTGCAGAAAGAGAGTGCCCATGTGTGCCAGGGCATAGGATGGTACTCGGTAGAGAAAGTATCATTGGGAAATGCAGGAAGTGACGTTGCTTTTTTTATGAGGGTGGCCTATAGGGTGGAAattaaatgactttaaaaaaaaggagagacaaCCCTCGTGCACGCACTAAAGACCTTGTGGACAATTGATAAACtaatattttctttgtattttgctGGAGGCCTTTTGTGGATCGTTTTGCGGCGGGTCGGaaaattctattttattttgaaaagtattTGAAAGcggcacacgcacgcacacgctccGTCCTCCTGCACCCCGCTGCCCGCACCGTATGTGTCTCTCTGTCGGACATTAGCAGAGAATAAAGCGTCCGAGCTGTCCGTACCTTACTAAGCTCGCCTTGGCCGGGACAAAATCCGCTATCAGCGTCCTAAAGACTGAGGCGGGGTCCGTGCATCGCGGGGCATTCATGGCCTGATCTGGACCCGGCGGCGGAGCAGCTGCAGCCGAACGCCTCTCGAGATGCTCCGGGCTCTCTTCTGCAGACGCACAATAACACCGACGCCGGCCCGGGGATACAGCGATGTTTTTCAGACGGAGAGCCAGGTAACGTTGAGCTAAAGCTGCCGGGAGAacgggaggaagggaagaagaagaagaaggaggaggaggaggagggaggaggggggtcgggGGAACGTTCTGGCGGGCTGGGATGCAGTGATTGTGGGGAGTAAAAAGGGTGGCGCTGCTCTGTGATCctgcagagaaagaggagacCGTGTGGGTGGTggacgtggagggggggggggcaggcgggggGTAGGGAGCCCCTCAGGGCCTTTTTCTGcacgttttgtttttatttagttcaAACCATCGGCGATATGTCGTCGCGTCTATTATAGCGCGCGCATACGTGAGCGTGTGTGGGTGGGAATGGAGGCTGGGATGTCCACTGAAGGCTTCTTTGTGTTGTGGtggagactggggggggggggggggggggggggggggggcactgttcTGTGTGCAGCACTGCTCTTGTTGTGGATCAGAGACCATTGAGGGATTCTCACCTTTGTCTTCCACGTGCTCATATTCATACTGtgcatatttatttcatatttctaGTGGCTGTCAATGATCATCCAGCCAAGGCAAAGACATGCTTCGTGTCCACAGACGACAacatacacgcacgcacgcacgcgcgcacactcactctcactctctctcactcacacacacacacacagacacaccaccCTGACCCTCTATCACGGAAATGTTCATTGGTAATTTGGCATTAACATCACCGTTTTAGGGACTTGCaatgttaaatacatttcagcTGGACCCATGTGTGCTTATCTGCTAAATGTGGTTATTTTGTAACAGAAGGGTGATAGAATATACCTCTCTGCTATTGACTCGCTTTGCCCGGAACAGTAAGTTCACACTGTGGCACTCAAATACTCTGAAGTGGTCACACTCACGCATTCAGCTTCACACCGCCGAGCACCCGAATGCAGTTGTTCACAGTTAAAACATTGTGTGCAGACATTGTGTGTTTATTACAGACCTAGTTTtctgctgctgcaaactgaCATTCATCACAATCCCGTGAATACTCATGATTGATTCGCAGCCTCGGCCACAATGACCGGACCCCCCCTCTTTGTCGTCCCTCTCTCCAGCCCGGGGGTAGCCGGCATGTTCGTGTTGGGCACGTCACGCGGTCTGTGCTGATTGGAtggttatttttttccttttgcccCTTTTCTGCCGAGGAGCTATTTGTAGTGACATGGTGAAAAGTTTGTGTATCCCTTTGAGTCAAAATATATATCATCAAATCTAACGGTGGGCATTTTTGATCTGAGAGTTTCATTCTGGAGAAATCGGTGCTAGTGCAACTACTCTCGGTCTCTGGATGCTTTCATGCGCTTTGCTCCTTGTGTGTGATGACGGTGTTCTTCACGACTCACACCGATCTCTCCCTCTATATATGCCTTCTTTTCTGCTGCACTCTCCTCCCTGtcactctctgcctctcttcatTCCCTCTTTGTTTTCATATGACATCATCTCCCCTggtccccctcctccacctcataaCATTATCCTAGCTtccccatccatccattcatccctTTGTGTCTCCATCCAGCATTCCACGGTGCTTCTCTCATataccctccctctctcctgatTCACACAccctcctccactcccctcTCTTACTCTTCATTGTCTCCACTTTTACCTTTTGTTACTCCTTCGATCAACCTACCAATCCAATTTTTACCTTTTGCCCTTCCACCCCTCCTTCCAGGATGTTGCGGTGGCTGGTTGGTGGTCGGGTGGGTCCAGTCTGGATGTGGAAAGCGCTGCTGTTCTTTGTCGCCATTGGCTTCGCTGGCCAGTTGTTGGGGGTCATCTTCAACAAGAGGTACCTTATTGCATTTACTCACTGTACTCTTCTtttagcttttgcagaagtgtCTCGTTTTTCATTCCAGTTGCCTGGCGTAGAAACCGAAACATCTTTAATAGTTTCTCTCGTTGAGTGTTTACTGTTGTTTGTTCCCCTCGTATAAGTGATTGAAGCACAAATTGTGTATGTGCACAGCGATCTACCAAAGCATCATGAGTCAACTATTTTGGTTTCTGCTCGCAGCGTCTGCTCACCATGTGACAGTAAGAAAAGCCACAATGAGGAACTGAGGAGAATAATGTAGGAGTTAAGTGTCTTGGTCTTAAGCTCTAAAACCCCAAAGAACCCCTGTGGAGAGAGCTGGGAGAAGACATAGCAAATAACTGCTTTAATAAATTCACTAATCACAAAGTTCTAGTTGAAGTCACATATCAAATTAAACAGCGGGACCTGGGCTACAAGTTGATGCATGTTATTTTACATCCTCCAAACAAAACTAAACCAAACAACTAAATGAATTACCAGATGTCAACATTCCTACAACGTCGCTAGTAATCCCAATCACCGGCTTTAACTACGACATGCCGACTCACAATATCTCAGATTAAATGTGTGATTTGGAGGGTATatgtatagatttttttttttaaagctcaaaaCTGCTGTATTTGGATGTATTGAACCGTCCATGAGAAAATGTGCCCAAACGGCAATTTTGGAGACCTTTTCTGAACAGTCAATACTAGAAAACTCCCTCATTTTCTTCTGCTCCATTTAGTCATTGTCAGACTTTGCAGAGAGAATGTCTGCTTATGGGGCTATGATTTGAGAGAGGTTTAAATCTGTAATTCATTCCAAAGTGGTAAacatcctgtttttgtttttgtggcaaacctaaaaaaaaaatatttctgctGTGTGCTATTTTCATTTACTCTTAAACAGTAACTAATACACTAATATTTGCACATCTGGTCATCTTCTGGATGGTGCTCACACCCATGTGTGACTGACTCTTGACGGTTCAGTTAACACTCTAAAACCTACTGAGATTGAGCCGGTGTttgcgagaaaaaaaagtcacaccTATGAAAAATATGATGAAATCTTGTAATAACAAAATGCAAATTATGTATTTCTttgtcaaattgaaaaaaagctgCGCGGTTCTTCTGCACTTGCTTTTTGTTAAGATGTAGTGCTGATACTTTGTATGGAAAAAGTAAAGTTTGGAACTTTGTTTTGATaactaaccttttttttcctcaagtgACGATATGACCAGTTATATAATTTGGGATGAATACAGAGTTACGGCATACTATTAATCCTGCAATAGTCATTGACTTGACTCCTCCTTCCTTGTTGCGCAACGGGCCTCTTCAAAGCGCTCCATTTGACTCCTTCACTCTAACCTCTATATATCGGGTTTCGAGGGCCCTGAGGGAGGTTCGAGTTTCAGTCCCTGTGCCTGTTGAGAGCATGTCTGTGGTGCGCTCAGAGGAAAACAACTGGCTTTTTAAAGTCTGCTGCCCTCCACCTGACCTACACACTAGAGCCAGACTGACGCTGGACTTAACGGTTTAAAATATCATTATTAGTGGGATGTCAACTTCGGTATTTCCAATGTGGATACGTAAAATGTGGCTTTTAACGAATTGAGGAACATTCCCTCGATCAGAGCACTATTATATTGAGAAATTTTGAGTGTTAATTTAGAATGTCGATGCATAATGGAAGAGAAGATTATTAAAAAACAAGTTGCTGTGACTCTCAAACATGTCTGTGTTAAGACGCCTCCtcacttataaaaaaaaaacaggtttgtgATTTGGTTAAAGACAACAAATCTGCCGTTGCTTGAACTTGTCTAAGAATTTTTGGCTCTGATCAAGAGTCTAAGTCTCGATGCAGTTCTCTCCAGTTAGACATTTCCATGGGCTTTTTGCGTGCGTTTTTGGAGAAACTTTACAGATCTATTAGTCCCCAAATCAAATGATCTTTGGTCAAGGACTCACCAAGGCAGAGTGGGCACTACGAGTCATTATTTAGCATTACATAAATAAATTTGATATTTTGTAGGTAAGTGCTCAACTGAAGGGTTTTCAAAGTTGGAAATGTGATCTTTACCTGTCCTCAATCAGCATCCACACAGCTGGTCGCTCCATCTTCACGTCCCCTGATGCCCAGGGGCCCTCTCTGGGCTCCTGtcagccccacacacacatcatgttcCTCAAGACACACAAGACCGCCAGCAGCACTGTGCTCAACGTGCTCTACCGCTTTGGGGAGGAGCGCGACCTCCGCTTCGCCCTGCCACTGGGCTACCAGCTGGGATATCCCCTCCCATTCAACGCCCACAGGGTCAAAGGTTACAGAGGTCGTGGAGCTATGGAGTACCACATCATGGGCAATCACATGAGATTTAACAAGCCCGAGGTGAGTTACTGTGACAGGGTCGTCTATACCTATGTGGACACACTGtactgagtgttttttttaaaaggcatagATTGAATCTTCAGAAGGCTCACTCTAGATAGTTGATTTGTCAACTAGGACGAAAAATTCAAATGTCAATTTTTTTAATAGCCCTTATTAGTGACTACAACCTTTCCTGTTTCCCATCCTTTCCTGTTATTGTAGGTGGAGAAGGTGATGCCTGCAGACACGTTCTATTTCTCCATCATCAGGAACCCGGTTGCTCTGGCCGAGTCCTCCTTTGCTTACTATAAAGAGGTAGCACCTGCCTTTCGGAAAGCCAAGACCTTGGGCGACTTTGCTGACGACCCTAGGAAATACTACGACCCTCGTCTGCGCAACAACCACTATGCCCGAAACTTGTTGCTGTTTGACTTTGGCATGGACCACAATGCCAATTTCTCAGAGGCACTGGCTCATCGAGCTGAGCAAATGATCCGCCAGACCTTCAAGCTGATTCTAGTGTCCGAGTACTTTGACCAGTCCATGATCCTGCTGAGACACGCCCTCTGCTGGCCGCTGGACGCCGTCGTCTCGTTCAGCCTCAACGCCCGGCAGCAGAAGCCAAGCATTCTAGGGGGGATGAGCGGGAGCTGGGTGGGCAAAGTGGCGACGGCGGCCGGCGTCGCCGGTAAAGGAGGGCGCTCACAGGCCAAGACGGCCACCAATGTGACCGAGGAGCAGCGGGAGAAGCTGCGGCAGTGGAACGGCCTCGACTGGCACTTGTACAAAACCTTCAACCAGACCTTCTGGGAAGAAATACATCGTTTTGGTCACGcccagatggaggaggaagtaGCTCTTCTCAGGATGCGCCGGGAAGATCTGGCACGGGTTTGCCTCAGGGACGGCGGCAAGCCCGTGGAGGCTCATCGGATCCGAGACAAAAACATCCGCCCGTACCAGAGTGGTTTGGTGAAGATACTTGGCTACGAGCTCCAGCCGGGGCTGGACAATGCCACCAGGATGTCTTGCCTCAGGATGATCCGGCCCGAGATCCAGTACAAAGACGTGCTGGATGCGAAGCAGTTCCCGCGGCCTTTGGCGGGCCAACCCCAGCCTGTGCAACAAAACCAGGGTCCGATGGTCGCGGCCGGCAGCTCTCTTTTAAGACAAGACTCGTCCAGGACAG
This sequence is a window from Pungitius pungitius chromosome 1, fPunPun2.1, whole genome shotgun sequence. Protein-coding genes within it:
- the gal3st4 gene encoding galactose-3-O-sulfotransferase 4; the protein is MFFRRRARMLRWLVGGRVGPVWMWKALLFFVAIGFAGQLLGVIFNKSIHTAGRSIFTSPDAQGPSLGSCQPHTHIMFLKTHKTASSTVLNVLYRFGEERDLRFALPLGYQLGYPLPFNAHRVKGYRGRGAMEYHIMGNHMRFNKPEVEKVMPADTFYFSIIRNPVALAESSFAYYKEVAPAFRKAKTLGDFADDPRKYYDPRLRNNHYARNLLLFDFGMDHNANFSEALAHRAEQMIRQTFKLILVSEYFDQSMILLRHALCWPLDAVVSFSLNARQQKPSILGGMSGSWVGKVATAAGVAGKGGRSQAKTATNVTEEQREKLRQWNGLDWHLYKTFNQTFWEEIHRFGHAQMEEEVALLRMRREDLARVCLRDGGKPVEAHRIRDKNIRPYQSGLVKILGYELQPGLDNATRMSCLRMIRPEIQYKDVLDAKQFPRPLAGQPQPVQQNQGPMVAAGSSLLRQDSSRTGERSVGGEAGRRTVEEVERDWARSRSMRRNQTLIGRPDKGRFR